The following are encoded together in the Malaya genurostris strain Urasoe2022 chromosome 3, Malgen_1.1, whole genome shotgun sequence genome:
- the LOC131434639 gene encoding spondin-1 isoform X1: MVFSYFSAIIVLAVFAVIHLSLGCSKVPTFNGRPVTKEKKPGDNGYRLAVRNDPNGYEPGKIYNLFLVGSRTHIKLQQFTHFMLTAQAISDTVKNSRTFIAGPKRVGRFQLFSDSLTMFYDHCVNTVTQADDFPKTEIQVMWVAPASGSGCVSLSAMVFEGEASWYSDDGALTKVLCEIKPDHTVVKGECCACDEAKYNFVFEGIWSNETHPKDFPFAVWLTHFSDIIGASHDTNFSFWGENHIATDGFRSLAEWGSIRQLEQELRSKGPRLRTLIKAAGLWYPRVNSNTTSNFRVDRKHHKVSLASMFGPSPDWVVGVSGLDLCSEDCTWVESLDIDLHPWDAGTDNGVSYMSANSETQPRERMHRITTLYPEDPRAPFYNPKAKNMIPLAKVYFRREKVIHRNCDDEFLQAQVLELTENTEEIFRPECDTTSYSEWTPCSVSCGKGIRMRTREYLQPEKAARFQCNRQLISKEMCVADTPECTDDGQDTEDSSEDIRKTVANVNEEGEGVGVCKTTRWSEWSECSVSCGIGVSMRTRTFVDHMGRKKCPHITVVEKEKCMQPECSLTDVEIPDFMCPVTSWSDWSPCSATCGKGVKIRTRLLLVGPELQQKCSQRVELNQQRACTEKADCLFDVFTAREICSQSPETGPCRGKYQRFAYDSTKDSCVSFVYGGCRGNRNNFLTNEDCMQTCQSTKEQSTIHDDHRHSTDRPRERYLGQDDGLPVDCVLSDWTEWSSCSVTCGTGRSERYRNVIVQARNGGQSCPNRVIKRRKCTGPPCV; encoded by the exons TATTCCTAGTCGGTTCCCGCACCCATATAAAGCTCCAGCAATTTACACACTTTATGCTGACAGCACAAGCCATCAGTGATACGGTCAAAAATTCCCGCACCTTCATTGCAGGGCCAAAACGAGTTGGTCGTTTCCAATTGTTCAGCGATTCACTGACCATGTTTTACGATCACTGCGTTAACACAGTAACTCAAGCGGACGATTTCCCCAAAACTGAAATCCAAGTTATGTGGGTAGCTCCGGCCAGTGGCTCCGGTTGCGTGAGTCTATCGGCTATGGTTTTCGAAGGGGAAGCTTCGTGGTATTCAGATGATGGTGCGTTGACGAAGGTTCTATGCGAGATAAAACCCGATCATACTGTAGTAAAGGGTGAATGCTGTGCTTGTGATGAAGCTAAGTATAAC TTCGTCTTTGAGGGCATTTGGTCCAACGAAACACACCCGAAAGACTTCCCATTTGCAGTTTGGCTTACGCACTTTTCCGATATAATCGGGGCCTCACACGatacaaatttttcattttgggGAGAGAACCACATTGCAACTGATGGATTTCGTTCGCTGGCTGAGTGGGGTTCAATACGTCAGCTTGAGCAAGAACTACGATCCAAGGGTCCACGGTTAAGAACGTTGATCAAAGCTGCCGGTCTTTGGTACCCCAGAGTTAATTCAAATACCACATCAAACTTTCGTGTGGATCGAAAGCATCACAAAGTATCGCTAGCTTCTATGTTTGGTCCGTCTCCGGATTGGGTAGTAGGTGTCAGCGGCCTAGATCTGTGCAGTGAGGACTGTACCTGGGTTGAATCGCTGGATATAGATCTTCATCCTTGGGATGCAGGAACCGATAATGGTGTAAGTTACATGTCTGCGAATTCCGAGACACAACCAAGAGAAAGAATGCATCGTATCACAACATTGTATCCTGAAGACCCCAGAGCTCcattctacaatccaaaagccaAAAATATGATTCCATTAGCAAAGGTATACTTTCGCCGGGAGAAAGTCATTCATAGAAATTGCGACGATGAGTTTCTTCAAGCTCAAGTTTTGGAATTGACGGAGAATACAGAAGAAATTTTTAGACCGGAATGCGATACGACCAGTTACAGTGAGTGGACGCCATGTTCAGTTAGCTGTGGTAAAGGAATCCGTATGCGAACACGTGAGTATTTGCAACCGGAGAAGGCAGCACGCTTCCAATGTAATAGGCAGTTGATATCCAAGGAAATGTGTGTAGCAGACACTCCAGAGTGCACTGACGATGGACAGGATACAGAAGATAGTTCGGAGGATATCCGTAAGACAGTTGCAAATGTAAATGAAGAAGGAGAAGGTGTAGGAGTTTGTAAAACAACAAGATGGAGCGAATGGTCTGAGTGTTCAGTTAGCTGTGGAATTGGAGTAAGTATGCGAACAAGAACATTTGTTGACCACATGGGAAGGAAAAAATGTCCCCATATAACAGTCG TTGAGAAAGAAAAATGCATGCAACCGGAATGCTCTCTCACTGATGTGGAAATTCCGGATTTTATGTGTCCTGTAACCTCATGGAGCGATTGGAGTCCATGTAGCGCCACTTGTGGTAAGGGTGTTAAAATTCGAACTCGTCTATTGCTGGTTGGCCCAGAACTGCAGCAGAAATGTTCACAGAGAGttgagttaaatcaacaacgCGCATGCACTGAAAAAGCAGATTGCTTATTCGATGTATTTACGGCCAGGGAAATTTGTTCACAATCTCCGGAAACTGGTCCATGCAGGGGAAAGTACCAGCGTTTCGCGTATGATAGTACAAAAGATTCATGTGTGTCATTTGTGTACGGAGGCTGCCGAGGCAATAGAAACAACTTTTTGACGAACGAGGATTGTATGCAAACTTGTCAATCGACTAAAG AGCAATCCACAATTCACGATGATCATCGACATTCAACTGATAGACCGCGTGAACGGTATCTTGGGCAAGATGATGGTTTGCCGGTAGATTGTGTATTATCCGATTGGACTGAATGGAGCTCATGTAGCGTAACATGTGGGACTGGAAGGTCGGAAAGATATCGGAATGTGATTGTTCAAGCCCGGAATGGAGGACAATCTTGCCCTAACAGAGTGATCAAAAGACGAAAATGTACTGGACCTCCATGTGTGTGA
- the LOC131434639 gene encoding spondin-1 isoform X2: MLTAQAISDTVKNSRTFIAGPKRVGRFQLFSDSLTMFYDHCVNTVTQADDFPKTEIQVMWVAPASGSGCVSLSAMVFEGEASWYSDDGALTKVLCEIKPDHTVVKGECCACDEAKYNFVFEGIWSNETHPKDFPFAVWLTHFSDIIGASHDTNFSFWGENHIATDGFRSLAEWGSIRQLEQELRSKGPRLRTLIKAAGLWYPRVNSNTTSNFRVDRKHHKVSLASMFGPSPDWVVGVSGLDLCSEDCTWVESLDIDLHPWDAGTDNGVSYMSANSETQPRERMHRITTLYPEDPRAPFYNPKAKNMIPLAKVYFRREKVIHRNCDDEFLQAQVLELTENTEEIFRPECDTTSYSEWTPCSVSCGKGIRMRTREYLQPEKAARFQCNRQLISKEMCVADTPECTDDGQDTEDSSEDIRKTVANVNEEGEGVGVCKTTRWSEWSECSVSCGIGVSMRTRTFVDHMGRKKCPHITVVEKEKCMQPECSLTDVEIPDFMCPVTSWSDWSPCSATCGKGVKIRTRLLLVGPELQQKCSQRVELNQQRACTEKADCLFDVFTAREICSQSPETGPCRGKYQRFAYDSTKDSCVSFVYGGCRGNRNNFLTNEDCMQTCQSTKEQSTIHDDHRHSTDRPRERYLGQDDGLPVDCVLSDWTEWSSCSVTCGTGRSERYRNVIVQARNGGQSCPNRVIKRRKCTGPPCV, encoded by the exons ATGCTGACAGCACAAGCCATCAGTGATACGGTCAAAAATTCCCGCACCTTCATTGCAGGGCCAAAACGAGTTGGTCGTTTCCAATTGTTCAGCGATTCACTGACCATGTTTTACGATCACTGCGTTAACACAGTAACTCAAGCGGACGATTTCCCCAAAACTGAAATCCAAGTTATGTGGGTAGCTCCGGCCAGTGGCTCCGGTTGCGTGAGTCTATCGGCTATGGTTTTCGAAGGGGAAGCTTCGTGGTATTCAGATGATGGTGCGTTGACGAAGGTTCTATGCGAGATAAAACCCGATCATACTGTAGTAAAGGGTGAATGCTGTGCTTGTGATGAAGCTAAGTATAAC TTCGTCTTTGAGGGCATTTGGTCCAACGAAACACACCCGAAAGACTTCCCATTTGCAGTTTGGCTTACGCACTTTTCCGATATAATCGGGGCCTCACACGatacaaatttttcattttgggGAGAGAACCACATTGCAACTGATGGATTTCGTTCGCTGGCTGAGTGGGGTTCAATACGTCAGCTTGAGCAAGAACTACGATCCAAGGGTCCACGGTTAAGAACGTTGATCAAAGCTGCCGGTCTTTGGTACCCCAGAGTTAATTCAAATACCACATCAAACTTTCGTGTGGATCGAAAGCATCACAAAGTATCGCTAGCTTCTATGTTTGGTCCGTCTCCGGATTGGGTAGTAGGTGTCAGCGGCCTAGATCTGTGCAGTGAGGACTGTACCTGGGTTGAATCGCTGGATATAGATCTTCATCCTTGGGATGCAGGAACCGATAATGGTGTAAGTTACATGTCTGCGAATTCCGAGACACAACCAAGAGAAAGAATGCATCGTATCACAACATTGTATCCTGAAGACCCCAGAGCTCcattctacaatccaaaagccaAAAATATGATTCCATTAGCAAAGGTATACTTTCGCCGGGAGAAAGTCATTCATAGAAATTGCGACGATGAGTTTCTTCAAGCTCAAGTTTTGGAATTGACGGAGAATACAGAAGAAATTTTTAGACCGGAATGCGATACGACCAGTTACAGTGAGTGGACGCCATGTTCAGTTAGCTGTGGTAAAGGAATCCGTATGCGAACACGTGAGTATTTGCAACCGGAGAAGGCAGCACGCTTCCAATGTAATAGGCAGTTGATATCCAAGGAAATGTGTGTAGCAGACACTCCAGAGTGCACTGACGATGGACAGGATACAGAAGATAGTTCGGAGGATATCCGTAAGACAGTTGCAAATGTAAATGAAGAAGGAGAAGGTGTAGGAGTTTGTAAAACAACAAGATGGAGCGAATGGTCTGAGTGTTCAGTTAGCTGTGGAATTGGAGTAAGTATGCGAACAAGAACATTTGTTGACCACATGGGAAGGAAAAAATGTCCCCATATAACAGTCG TTGAGAAAGAAAAATGCATGCAACCGGAATGCTCTCTCACTGATGTGGAAATTCCGGATTTTATGTGTCCTGTAACCTCATGGAGCGATTGGAGTCCATGTAGCGCCACTTGTGGTAAGGGTGTTAAAATTCGAACTCGTCTATTGCTGGTTGGCCCAGAACTGCAGCAGAAATGTTCACAGAGAGttgagttaaatcaacaacgCGCATGCACTGAAAAAGCAGATTGCTTATTCGATGTATTTACGGCCAGGGAAATTTGTTCACAATCTCCGGAAACTGGTCCATGCAGGGGAAAGTACCAGCGTTTCGCGTATGATAGTACAAAAGATTCATGTGTGTCATTTGTGTACGGAGGCTGCCGAGGCAATAGAAACAACTTTTTGACGAACGAGGATTGTATGCAAACTTGTCAATCGACTAAAG AGCAATCCACAATTCACGATGATCATCGACATTCAACTGATAGACCGCGTGAACGGTATCTTGGGCAAGATGATGGTTTGCCGGTAGATTGTGTATTATCCGATTGGACTGAATGGAGCTCATGTAGCGTAACATGTGGGACTGGAAGGTCGGAAAGATATCGGAATGTGATTGTTCAAGCCCGGAATGGAGGACAATCTTGCCCTAACAGAGTGATCAAAAGACGAAAATGTACTGGACCTCCATGTGTGTGA